The sequence GTAATAATTTGATGAATTAGAACTGCTATTCCAGATCACACCGTGATCACCTAGCTGAACACCTATTAATAATTCTTCCAGAATTCCTACACCTGGTACTCTAAACATGATGTAACGGGTGGAAGTCACTGAGATatctatttatataccacttgatcatAAAAAagctctcaaagtggtttacaaagtctgtgtgtttgtgtgcatttgtgcGATTCGTTATTACTGAACATTACAATATGCTGAAGCAGTAAATCTCACAAGCTACCCATGAGCTCTCTAGCTGGTTCTTTTTACTTTGCATAATGGAATATCATGGCTGTAACATCTGTGGTCCTGTCTAATAGTGATCTTGGCACCAAAAGGGATGTAGTGAAAACAGGACCACTGAGAAACAAAAGGGAAAGGTCAGCATCCTCAGTGGAATCCGAAGGTCATcaaaagtgaaaacaaaattctttcaggaattattattattattattattattattattattattattattattattattattattattattattattattattacccctccCATCCAGCTGTGACACCCCAGAGACTCTGTgaagcttacagcatatataaaaacatagtaaacaccaatgaaactgaatgatcATTCAGGATGGATGAAGGAAAGTAATTCAGGAAGCAGCAATGGTCACCAATGTGGatagctttaaaaaaggattagacaaatttatgaagGACAATgccatcaatggctactggtCATGATGGCCCAACTCTACCTCcatggaggcagtatgcttctgaataccagttgctggaatccacagcagagaagagtgctcttgtgctcaggtccagtGGTCACAGAAAGCTAACTGCCTCTTGCTATTTTCAAGGTGGGGGTGGAAAGATGGTGAGCTAGAAGAGTGAGAATACAATGGAGTTTACAGGAAGAGGAGATGGCTAAGTAGGATAGTGAAGCACTCCTTATTGTAACATTCCCTTCTCTTCCATTAATGTTTACAGAAATGGTTAGACCTATCTGAGAGTCGCTAAGAATAGAATGGGTAAGGAAGAGGAACATCAGTCTACCAGCCCACATTTCCCAAAAAAGAGGTGGGGGTGGAAAACTTATTCAAATGGTGGGTGGGGTGAAACCAAGGACTAGGATGGATTTTAGACAGACATAAAAAGAGGAGAGGCATTCCCCTTTAAGATAAGCCTTTAAACAACACAGCATCCATAGATACAATTAAGTACCAGATAAATAAAAGAGGTGTGAGAGGACACAAAGCTGATTGTGCTTTCTTCATACTAATCAATGGATGATAACTTCTCCTTATAATCTCCTGCAATCTCCTTTTGTAGCAGCTCTGAAGACGCTTATTACATTGCATTTTGCAAAGTGGTCTACTTCTTAGGAAGACTGATAGTTGGTGATTTCAGGTGCATGTGTCTATATAAAATGTGGGGAAATGGGCAGTATATTTTAGAGGAGCTGATAAGATGGGGCAGGATCATAGCACAgaggcaaagcatctgctttgtattcaGAATGTCACAGATCCAGTGCCCAACATGTGAATTTTCTTGTGTCTAAAACCCTGAAGAAACACTGCCAGTTACTGCAGACTataactgagctaaatggaccaatgattAATATAAGGCACCTTGCTGTCTTCCTGAAAGGGGTGGGCGTGGGAGGTAGGGGTGTAAATCACAAAGACAGGCAACCTACAGCcctttggattacagttcccatcagtctcagccattgtggtctgaagggctacaggttccctatcccttgGGCAGTTGTTGCTGAGTAAGATGGAGCAACAGTCTGACTCACTATATTCCTATGATAACATATGATCCGCTATGACTGTAGTCTCAGGACACAGTCAAGAATAGCGGAAACTGACAAAAGGATGCTCCTCTTCACTGATTTAAGACTCTGATGGAAGTATCTTATTACCATCTTCTTTCTCGCTTCCCGATTTTCACAGTGATATGCAAGAAGAGGATGATGGAGGCAAACCAGACAATGGTGACCGAATTTATCCTGCTGGGCCTCTCTGAAACCTGggaagtccaacttttcatatttCTCTTCTTCCTCGTCCTCTACGTGGCTAGTGTCTTCACCAACATTCTTATCCTCTCAGCAATTTTCAGCGATCACCACCTTTCAGATTCACCTATGTTTTTTCTGCTGGGTCAACTGGCTTTCCTGGACCTCTGCTTGCCCTCATTTGCCATTCCAAATTTCTTTGATTTCCTTTCCGAACACCATGTCATTTCCTTCCATGGCTGCATGGCACAAATCTTTTTTCTCCATCTCTTTGCAGGCAGTGAGATGCTCCTGCTTATAGCCATGGCCTATGACCGGTATGTGGCCATTGCCCATCCTCTCCGTTATGCCTCACTCATGAACCGGCACCATTGTGTGGGGCTTGGGCTTGCTTCCTGGGCTGGTGGGTTCCTCCATGCCACTGTGCAACTGGGTTTCATCATTAATGCGCCGTTTTGTGGACCCAATCAATTGGACAGCTTCTTCTGTGACCTCCCCTTGGTCATCAAGTTGGCCTGCACTGACACCTACCCCCTGGAAGTCATGATGGTCACCAACAGTGGCATTATGTCACTGGTGTGTTTCATTGGCCTGCTTCTCTCATATGGTTTCATTCTCTACACGATCCACTCCAGGAGCGCCTCTGAAAGGAGCACCAAGGCTGCCTCCACATGTACCTCTCACCTGATTGTGGTCACCATGTACTTTGGGCCAATTATGTTTATTTACCTCTGTCCATCCACCATGCTCATGATTGATAAAGTGCTTGACATTGTTTCCCTTTTTGTCACCCCTTTGCTGAACCCAACTATCTATGCTTTGAAGAACAAGGAGATGAAGGCTGCCCTTGGAAGTCTGTTGTCTAGGCTTTCCGGACAGGTTTCCACTCAGAGCCATCCCCACCATTAAGCAGCTTGATATGCCCTCCTCTAGCACTGGATTTAGGCTGTCACTATGGAGTCTCAAATCACTAGTTACTTAATTACTTGGGCAAACAGAGGGGTGGATAACCCTAAGCGGTAAACAGTGGACTTTCTTGGAGAAAGCTGTGGGGCAAACAGAAAAACACTAGGACCAGTGCTTAGCCCAGAGACAACTCACATACACATAACAGCAAGATAGTTGCAAGGCCCAAGTTAGGTCATTGTATTCTTTCCTATTTTCCTGGggtttcagtagcttagggttaTGCTCCATCATTTTGTTTTCTACTTTAAAacaactctttttctttttctttagattAAGCATTGtgaatgtattattattaaaatgaaccCATTATTGTCTTGCATCACATTGATTGCATTGTAGTAACTTAAATCTCAATTTTCCAAAACGACACTTTAAAAAGTTCAATTTTTAAATTGTGTTGTGAATTTCTGGCATTTGTATTTGACTCACACAAAAGTTCCACCTCTCCATGGATGCATGTTTATGATGCATGTTATGAGGCACATGTAATAATGGTGGCAGCTGGGAAATAGTTTAGCCACAAATCATCTTGCTAATCGTGTTAACCCACTTAATATCTTGCTCTTCCTTTCCTCTTGATTGGTATAGCTGGACATTATTCAGTTGCTGGAGGTGATGGAATCACACATTCAAGAAAGGGGTAGAAAATCAAATCCTCTTTATCCCCATCTTTTGTTCTCCCTTGCCTTCTAACTAGGAAACCAAACCAGAAGTCAAATCAACATGCAGTACATCCCTGAGGACAGCTGTGTACCTTAGTGACAAAGTATTGCTTCTTTTGCTAGCTCCCTTGAAGCAGAAAAAGCACCAGCTAatgcatttcaaaaagaatgagccattaatcacacacacacacacacacacacacacacacacttcactaaCTCTTGATTTGCTCTTCATCCTGCCTTTTAAGCAGAGATCTCATCCACACAGGTATCTCATCCTGTCACCACTCATAGGCAGCAGATGGAATGAGAACAAAGTTATCCATACTGATTCTGAGCTTTACAGAATAAGTTGCTGCAGAAAACCTCAAGGAATATCTGCTGGGATTTGCAGGTGGGTGAAAAAAAAATAGTTGAGGGTGTATTAGATTTTTCCAACAGGCAGGTGCGAAACTCTGGGGCAAGTGACATTTTGGAGACTGCTCCAAGGAGCTGTCCAGCAGTTTCCATCTGCTaatcttccctttccccctctctaacTCCAGTGCTCCAAATGCCTTTTGGTGACTAGAATACTGATGGACACGGGTGTATTCTCAGAACTGGTCAGCATTGTAAGGATGCAATTGTCCATCAAGAACCTGGGGACTATATTTAGTACCTTCAGTTTTGGAGGTGGTGTGGCTCTAAATGCTGGGGGGACAGCAGGAAAGGGCTATTGCACCCATGTTCTTTTTATGGGTTTACCATAGGCATCTCGTCTAACCACTGTCAGAAGGCTCAACCACATGGCTGGAGCCTGATCTGGAATAGATCATTCCCAGCACGTTGTTGGAATACTGAGGTTAGAGAAGTTGTGTTCCTTGCTAAGGAAAAA comes from Podarcis raffonei isolate rPodRaf1 chromosome 13, rPodRaf1.pri, whole genome shotgun sequence and encodes:
- the LOC128398953 gene encoding olfactory receptor 4K3-like, with protein sequence MMEANQTMVTEFILLGLSETWEVQLFIFLFFLVLYVASVFTNILILSAIFSDHHLSDSPMFFLLGQLAFLDLCLPSFAIPNFFDFLSEHHVISFHGCMAQIFFLHLFAGSEMLLLIAMAYDRYVAIAHPLRYASLMNRHHCVGLGLASWAGGFLHATVQLGFIINAPFCGPNQLDSFFCDLPLVIKLACTDTYPLEVMMVTNSGIMSLVCFIGLLLSYGFILYTIHSRSASERSTKAASTCTSHLIVVTMYFGPIMFIYLCPSTMLMIDKVLDIVSLFVTPLLNPTIYALKNKEMKAALGSLLSRLSGQVSTQSHPHH